The Salegentibacter mishustinae genome includes a window with the following:
- a CDS encoding cation diffusion facilitator family transporter: MGHDHHHHHSSGKNLKLAFFLNFGFTILEFIGGIYVNSIAIISDAVHDLGDSLSLGTSWYLDQKAQQKSDSKFSFGYRRFSLLGALINSLVLIGGSIYVIYEAVGRLMNPEHSDAQGMMIFAIIGVAVNAYAAWKLSGGKTLNEKVVSWHLMEDVLGWVAVLVVSIVLQFKDIHYLDPALSLAITLYILYNVFKRLKETLFIFLQGTPADINLKEIKNKIENIRGVASSHHVHIWSQEGEHHVFTAHVKLENVNKFEEYKRLKAEVLNTLEAYNFEHFTVQFELDSETCSLE, translated from the coding sequence ATGGGTCACGATCATCATCATCATCACTCTTCGGGAAAAAACCTTAAACTGGCTTTTTTCTTGAATTTTGGATTTACGATTCTTGAATTTATTGGTGGAATTTATGTCAATAGCATTGCTATAATTTCTGATGCTGTACACGACCTGGGAGATAGCCTTTCCCTGGGTACTTCCTGGTACCTGGATCAAAAAGCACAGCAAAAAAGCGATTCAAAATTTTCCTTTGGTTACAGAAGGTTTTCACTATTAGGAGCACTAATTAATAGTCTTGTACTTATTGGCGGTTCTATATATGTGATTTATGAAGCCGTTGGAAGGTTAATGAATCCTGAACATTCTGATGCGCAGGGAATGATGATCTTCGCGATAATAGGAGTAGCTGTGAATGCTTATGCTGCCTGGAAATTGAGTGGCGGTAAAACCCTTAACGAAAAAGTGGTTTCCTGGCATCTTATGGAAGATGTTTTGGGTTGGGTAGCCGTCTTGGTGGTTTCGATTGTTCTTCAGTTTAAGGACATCCATTACCTGGATCCTGCTTTATCGCTGGCCATTACGTTATATATTCTTTACAATGTATTTAAAAGATTAAAAGAGACGCTATTTATTTTCTTGCAGGGTACTCCGGCAGATATTAATTTAAAGGAAATAAAAAATAAAATTGAAAACATCCGGGGAGTAGCTTCTTCCCACCACGTACATATTTGGTCGCAGGAAGGAGAGCACCACGTTTTTACGGCCCATGTAAAGCTTGAAAATGTAAATAAATTCGAAGAGTATAAAAGGCTAAAAGCAGAAGTATTGAATACTCTTGAAGCTTACAATTTTGAGCATTTTACCGTACAGTTTGAGCTGGACTCAGAAACCTGTAGTTTAGAATAG
- a CDS encoding UpxY family transcription antiterminator, giving the protein MSWYVLYTKPRTEKRVAESLEQMGVEVYCPLITEIKQWKDRKKKLKTPLFKSYVFIKLEEKNRNRVFDVPGVVRYLFWLGKPAIVRNEEIEVIQEWLDGEKVDDAKVDHLNQGDKISIKNGVFKDHEAIIREVGNRKMRLILPKLGCTVEVLTKEVI; this is encoded by the coding sequence ATGTCGTGGTACGTTTTATACACCAAACCAAGAACTGAAAAAAGAGTAGCCGAAAGTTTGGAACAAATGGGGGTAGAGGTTTATTGTCCTTTAATTACTGAAATCAAACAGTGGAAAGACCGCAAGAAAAAACTAAAAACTCCTCTTTTTAAATCCTATGTTTTTATAAAGCTGGAAGAAAAGAATCGCAACCGGGTTTTTGATGTGCCGGGAGTAGTTCGGTATTTATTCTGGCTGGGGAAGCCGGCAATAGTACGAAATGAAGAAATTGAAGTCATCCAGGAATGGCTTGATGGTGAAAAAGTTGACGATGCTAAAGTAGATCACCTAAACCAGGGAGATAAAATAAGCATCAAAAATGGAGTTTTTAAAGACCACGAGGCTATTATTCGTGAAGTTGGAAATAGAAAAATGCGACTTATTCTTCCAAAATTAGGTTGCACCGTTGAGGTCCTGACTAAAGAAGTGATTTAA